In the Drosophila takahashii strain IR98-3 E-12201 chromosome 3R, DtakHiC1v2, whole genome shotgun sequence genome, one interval contains:
- the LOC108065212 gene encoding uncharacterized protein encodes MVSTKLLLFTALLSIMATSGSAQGDFTNFGLLGPSSPALQSFSNFVSYVKTEFYSLIPTKDGYHFKLEEPNGSMREEMVMFLYPGTDRQETVVMGSYSTYDKETNTDSVTMYVADKKGNRARYQNKVRKLPIMCLKSCTG; translated from the exons ATGGTTTCAACGAAGTTG CTCCTCTTTACTGCTCTGCTGAGCATTATGGCCACCAGTGGCTCGGCACAGGGGGATTTTACAAACTTTGGATTACTTGGACCATCTAGTCCGGCGCTGCAGTCATTCAGCAATTTCGTTTCATATGTGAAAACGGAGTTCTACTCATTGATACCCACCAAGGATGGCTACCACTTTAA ATTGGAAGAACCTAATGGCAGCATGCGCGAGGAAATGGTTATGTTTCTTTATCCTGGAACGGACCGACAAGAAACGGTGGTGATGGGATCCTACTCCACTTACGATAAAGAGACCAACACCGATTCTGTTACCATGTATGTGGCCGATAAGAAGGGTAATAGAGCCCGTTACCAAAATAAGGTCAGAAAACTGCCTATTATGTGTCTCAAGTCCTGCACTGGAtaa
- the LOC108065211 gene encoding uncharacterized protein: MVKSYALLLGLLAIIANLSYEIDAAGLTVSAAQSQGCQCSATLSCSCCQSVSVSPMNETSTLCLTLGIGIPSGNIDFGATMDGTSVASFSIDPSKPPTYCLPVISLASVDICLKVTLQIKGAAVKACPTFYTNYSSSQVVGYDFPCVQIGVSGVSLV; this comes from the exons ATGGTAAAATCCTATGCCCTTCTGCTTGGACTCCTGGCCATTATAGCCAATTTAAGTTACGAAATAGATGCCGCAGGACTAACAGTATCAGCCGCACAGAGCCAGGGTTGCCAATGCTCCGCAACGTTGTCTTGCAGTTGTTGCCAGAGTGTTTCGGTCAGTCCCATGAACGAGACCAGCACTC TATGCCTCACCCTCGGAATTGGTATACCTAGTGGAAATATAGATTTTGGAGCTACCATGGATGGAACTTCGGTGGCCTCGTTTTCCATTGATCCCTCGAAACCGCCCACATATTGTCTTCCTGTGATCTCGCTGGCCTCCGTGGACATATGCCTCAAAGTAACCCTACAGATAAAGGGAGCTGCGGTCAAGGCCTGTCCCACCTTCTATACCAACTACAGTAGCAGTCAGGTGGTAGGATACGATTTTCCCTGCGTTCAAATAGGCGTCAGTGGCGTCAGTCTGGTCTAA
- the LOC108065378 gene encoding uncharacterized protein isoform X1, whose protein sequence is MATTAAGSAGATAAVVVKRPGPPVPPRPKAAAAGATPPIIQKKPTFVSQLSAVGRTLVYKSPSVNLPKKQAQTQTPTTAVPNPIPPVKPLKLRKAPDVPTAKPRDSITISTSSSSVVTVNRHNSISVIGGSPQTTPRKETRLSLGKVDFERAGLQPASQPLPRPRKIVQLPVATLDVEDIPVGPSNPSTGLFRRSKTTLDGLQKEQGTPPGGFLSGRTVEIKNNLKNAAERLFSEIIINQSQKQAATDTTIITKHEALKQEADPVLTIQSSGNCMRINVNGGSHPQTQTMKSSISVGNTPQKKQAFHEMLISELAAMRNKSCSLEQLPTTKSPLTPPSTSTPKSVAPRRRYNSIDIDDGDTEDVDADNVEDADGDVDEEDTLTFAVNKSLKENVGKEGSSSRKRCPSGCSTDSSPYGTERSQRIRTSDWIEVGDNGTAVTLTSCHISLEDSGMEDEERLDDMSSGVGDSWDSVKEAETEKRSRNGKRGNSVCELPPLPKSLIGFNKLLCSDSGLLSDVEGNNNSSDISQKPNDTFTGDSQVSSENAIDKSLPASPNGNTAIPAIAAKCEAKSPSLSAKGNPQAVEAGSTLDAQIATLRKEMNGLRQLDLSLLSQLWVLNESIQEFRALIEDQENEDEDDEVENGNELDEEGNSRISSSVESVRFEGAADGRSKHLGTIPKVITTQPKVLRDSLGNKDQKPVPRMRSAPPPPPPAVLQVQSSSASLERKPPAPSRPT, encoded by the exons ATGGCCACCACAGCCGCCGGATCAGCAGGAGCCACTGCAGCGGTGGTGGTTAAGAGGCCAGGTCCACCAGTACCGCCCAGGcccaaagcagcagcagcaggagcaacgCCGCCCATCATCCAAAAGAAGCCCACCTTTGTTAGCCAACTGAGTGCAGTGGGTCGCACCCTGGTCTACAAGTCGCCCAGTGTTAATCTGCCCAAGAAACAGGCCCAAACCCAGACGCCCACTACAGCGGTGCCAAATCCCATTCCGCCCGTGAAACCGCTGAAACTACGCAAAGCACCCGATGTTCCAACGGCCAAGCCCAGGGATTCCATCACcatctccacctcctcctcgtcggtgGTCACGGTGAATCGTCATAACTCCATCAGCGTCATCGGTGGCTCCCCGCAGACCACGCCCCGCAAGGAGACCCGTTTGAGCCTGGGAAAGGTGGACTTTGAGAGGGCGGGTCTCCAGCCGGCTAGCCAACCGCTTCCCAGACCCCGGAAAATAGTTCAGCTGCCCGTGGCCACCTTGGATGTGGAGGATATACCGGTGGGTCCTAGTAATCCATCCACTGGCCTCTTCAGAAGATCCAAGACCACCCTGGATGGCCTTCAAAAGGAGCAGGGCACTCCGCCTGGGGGATTTCTATCCGGCCGAACAGTGGAGATCAAGAACAATCTCAAGAATGCCGCCGAGCGTCTGTTCTCGGAAATCATCATAAATCAGAGCCAGAAACAGGCGGCCACCGATACCACCATTATAACCAAACACGAGGCCTTGAAACAGGAGGCGGATCCCGTGCTGACCATCCAATCCTCCGGGAATTGCATGAGAATTAATGTGAACGGTGGTTCCCATCCCCAAACGCAAACCATGAAGAGTTCGATTAGCGTGGGAAATACTCCGCAGAAGAAGCAGGCCTTTCACGAGATGCTCATCTCGGAACTGGCGGCCATGAGGAACAAGTCCTGCTCCCTGGAGCAGCTGCCCACCACCAAATCCCCATTAACGCCTCCAAGCACATCCACTCCCAAAAGCGTAGCACCTCGCAGGCGCTACAACTCCATCGATATCGATGATGGGGACACcgaggatgtggatgcggacAATGTGGAGGATGCAGATGGCGATGTGGACGAAGAGGATACCCTCACCTTTGCGGTCAATAAATCGCTGAAGGAGAATGTCGGCAAGGAGGGTTCTTCGTCGAGGAAACGCTGCCCTTCGGGTTGCTCCACGGACTCATCGCCCTACGGAACCGAGCGATCCCAACGCATTCGCACCTCGGATTGGATCGAGGTGGGCGATAATGGCACCGCCGTCACCCTGACCAGTTGCCACATCAGCCTCGAGGATTCGGGCATGGAGGATGAGGAGCGGCTGGACGACATGTCCTCGGGAGTGGGCGATAGCTGGGATAGCGTCAAGGAGGCCGAGACCGAGAAGCGTTCTCGCAACGGAAAACG TGGTAACTCAGTTTGCGAACTGCCACCGCTGCCAAAATCTCTGATCGGCTTTAACAAACTATTGTGCTCCGATTCGGGACTCCTGAGCGATGTGGAAGGAAACAATAACAGCAGCGATATCAGCCAAAAACCAAACGACACTTTTACAGGGGACAGCCAGGTTAGCAGCGAGAATGCCATCGATAAGTCACTGCCCGCATCGCCAAACGGAAATACGGCTATACCAGCAATAGCAGCGAAATGCGAAGCGAAATCCCCCAGTTTATCCGCCAAAGGAAACCCCCAAGCAGTCGAGGCAGGCAGCACTCTGGATGCACAAATTGCGACGCTGCGGAAGGAAATG aaCGGACTGCGTCAACTAGATCTCTCGTTGCTTTCACAACTGTGGGTGCTAAACGAATCGATCCAAGAGTTCCGGGCCCTGATCGAGGATCAGGAGAACGAGGATGAGGACGACGAGGTGGAGAATGGCAACGAATTGGATGAGGAGGGCAACAGCAGGATTTCCTCGTCCGTGGAGTCCGTGAGATTCGAGGGCGCTGCAGATGGACGGTCGAAGCATCTGGGAACCATACCAAAGGTCATAACGACGCAGCCAAAGGTGCTCAGGGATTCGCTGGGCAATAAGGATCAGAAGCCGGTGCCCCGGATGCGAAGTGCCcccccaccgccgccgcctgcCGTTTTGCAAGTGCAATCCTCTTCCGCCTCCTTGGAGCGAAAACCACCGGCACCTTCACGGCCCACATGA
- the LOC108065378 gene encoding uncharacterized protein isoform X3 has product MSEDLDELFLSPIPAPSPVELQQCILFGFRRRLHPAQIFEECRNAFGPFCPSAQYVAKWYQRFQDGFFNIDEKDEDEELRLGHGETPTTCSEYDDDESEFGEAATVLPLVLNEMINQSDDDDGTDDFDKDSDDGLDGHVIGYWQGYGYLGGKQSGNSVCELPPLPKSLIGFNKLLCSDSGLLSDVEGNNNSSDISQKPNDTFTGDSQVSSENAIDKSLPASPNGNTAIPAIAAKCEAKSPSLSAKGNPQAVEAGSTLDAQIATLRKEMNGLRQLDLSLLSQLWVLNESIQEFRALIEDQENEDEDDEVENGNELDEEGNSRISSSVESVRFEGAADGRSKHLGTIPKVITTQPKVLRDSLGNKDQKPVPRMRSAPPPPPPAVLQVQSSSASLERKPPAPSRPT; this is encoded by the exons ATGTCCGAGGATCTGGATGAGCTGTTCCTCTCGCCGATTCCGGCGCCCTCGCCTGTGGAACTGCAGCAGTGCATCCTGTTTGGCTTCCGGAGACGCCTCCATCCTGCCCAGATTTTCGAGGAGTGCCGCAATGCCTTCGGACCCTTTTGCCCCAGCGCCCAGTATGTGGCCAAGTGGTATCAGCGCTTTCAGGACGGATTCTTCAACATTGACGAGAAGGACGAGGATGAGGAACTGAGATTGGGGCACGGTGAAACACCCACAACCTGCAGTGAATACGATGACGATGAGAGTGAATTCGGTGAGGCGGCGACCGTTTTACCCCTGGTCCTAAACGAAATGATCAACCaaagtgatgatgatgatggtacaGATGATTTTGATAAGGATAGTGATGATGGTCTAGATGGTCATGTGATTGGTTATTGGCAAGGTTATGGCTATTTGGGTGGCAAGCAAAG TGGTAACTCAGTTTGCGAACTGCCACCGCTGCCAAAATCTCTGATCGGCTTTAACAAACTATTGTGCTCCGATTCGGGACTCCTGAGCGATGTGGAAGGAAACAATAACAGCAGCGATATCAGCCAAAAACCAAACGACACTTTTACAGGGGACAGCCAGGTTAGCAGCGAGAATGCCATCGATAAGTCACTGCCCGCATCGCCAAACGGAAATACGGCTATACCAGCAATAGCAGCGAAATGCGAAGCGAAATCCCCCAGTTTATCCGCCAAAGGAAACCCCCAAGCAGTCGAGGCAGGCAGCACTCTGGATGCACAAATTGCGACGCTGCGGAAGGAAATG aaCGGACTGCGTCAACTAGATCTCTCGTTGCTTTCACAACTGTGGGTGCTAAACGAATCGATCCAAGAGTTCCGGGCCCTGATCGAGGATCAGGAGAACGAGGATGAGGACGACGAGGTGGAGAATGGCAACGAATTGGATGAGGAGGGCAACAGCAGGATTTCCTCGTCCGTGGAGTCCGTGAGATTCGAGGGCGCTGCAGATGGACGGTCGAAGCATCTGGGAACCATACCAAAGGTCATAACGACGCAGCCAAAGGTGCTCAGGGATTCGCTGGGCAATAAGGATCAGAAGCCGGTGCCCCGGATGCGAAGTGCCcccccaccgccgccgcctgcCGTTTTGCAAGTGCAATCCTCTTCCGCCTCCTTGGAGCGAAAACCACCGGCACCTTCACGGCCCACATGA
- the LOC108065378 gene encoding uncharacterized protein isoform X2, translating to MSEDLDELFLSPIPAPSPVELQQCILFGFRRRLHPAQIFEECRNAFGPFCPSAQYVAKWYQRFQDGFFNIDEKDEDEELRLGHGETPTTCSEYDDDESEFGEAATVLPLVLNEMINQSDDDDGTDDFDKDSDDGLDGHVIGYWQGYGYLGGKQRYSWVGNKFGNSVCELPPLPKSLIGFNKLLCSDSGLLSDVEGNNNSSDISQKPNDTFTGDSQVSSENAIDKSLPASPNGNTAIPAIAAKCEAKSPSLSAKGNPQAVEAGSTLDAQIATLRKEMNGLRQLDLSLLSQLWVLNESIQEFRALIEDQENEDEDDEVENGNELDEEGNSRISSSVESVRFEGAADGRSKHLGTIPKVITTQPKVLRDSLGNKDQKPVPRMRSAPPPPPPAVLQVQSSSASLERKPPAPSRPT from the exons ATGTCCGAGGATCTGGATGAGCTGTTCCTCTCGCCGATTCCGGCGCCCTCGCCTGTGGAACTGCAGCAGTGCATCCTGTTTGGCTTCCGGAGACGCCTCCATCCTGCCCAGATTTTCGAGGAGTGCCGCAATGCCTTCGGACCCTTTTGCCCCAGCGCCCAGTATGTGGCCAAGTGGTATCAGCGCTTTCAGGACGGATTCTTCAACATTGACGAGAAGGACGAGGATGAGGAACTGAGATTGGGGCACGGTGAAACACCCACAACCTGCAGTGAATACGATGACGATGAGAGTGAATTCGGTGAGGCGGCGACCGTTTTACCCCTGGTCCTAAACGAAATGATCAACCaaagtgatgatgatgatggtacaGATGATTTTGATAAGGATAGTGATGATGGTCTAGATGGTCATGTGATTGGTTATTGGCAAGGTTATGGCTATTTGGGTGGCAAGCAAAGGTATAGTTGGGTTGGAAATAAATT TGGTAACTCAGTTTGCGAACTGCCACCGCTGCCAAAATCTCTGATCGGCTTTAACAAACTATTGTGCTCCGATTCGGGACTCCTGAGCGATGTGGAAGGAAACAATAACAGCAGCGATATCAGCCAAAAACCAAACGACACTTTTACAGGGGACAGCCAGGTTAGCAGCGAGAATGCCATCGATAAGTCACTGCCCGCATCGCCAAACGGAAATACGGCTATACCAGCAATAGCAGCGAAATGCGAAGCGAAATCCCCCAGTTTATCCGCCAAAGGAAACCCCCAAGCAGTCGAGGCAGGCAGCACTCTGGATGCACAAATTGCGACGCTGCGGAAGGAAATG aaCGGACTGCGTCAACTAGATCTCTCGTTGCTTTCACAACTGTGGGTGCTAAACGAATCGATCCAAGAGTTCCGGGCCCTGATCGAGGATCAGGAGAACGAGGATGAGGACGACGAGGTGGAGAATGGCAACGAATTGGATGAGGAGGGCAACAGCAGGATTTCCTCGTCCGTGGAGTCCGTGAGATTCGAGGGCGCTGCAGATGGACGGTCGAAGCATCTGGGAACCATACCAAAGGTCATAACGACGCAGCCAAAGGTGCTCAGGGATTCGCTGGGCAATAAGGATCAGAAGCCGGTGCCCCGGATGCGAAGTGCCcccccaccgccgccgcctgcCGTTTTGCAAGTGCAATCCTCTTCCGCCTCCTTGGAGCGAAAACCACCGGCACCTTCACGGCCCACATGA